The Monomorium pharaonis isolate MP-MQ-018 chromosome 5, ASM1337386v2, whole genome shotgun sequence genome includes a window with the following:
- the LOC118645740 gene encoding uncharacterized protein LOC118645740, with protein MKTSSNVTLYFVNNALKFILLIDVHISICIYSLLFVIICSFYVFSLKNDDFLYIAEEIVKLFPTEATATYYIPPIPKKLSRIGKSVISREKLVDKYRNKIRALKLINEWKPLSNDLQEHKTESSDSDEEAILEAKAWLQNHSMPWEIVLTNWKLTAEYRRKMLYYNFLQLIADITKVQEQKRKKAADLGITLQPFIIAVGPSNDISDIFISVDDTLYKVPSALKAIDLCYKIFQVFDVEYPIESAHIWLLFQRVLYNYENSLDKMTPNITEIISDMTFQHKDT; from the exons ATGAAGACATCCAGTAATGtcactttatattttgttaataatgcgttaaaatttatacttttaatagaCGTGCATATaagcatatgtatatatagtttattatttgttataatttgttcattttatgtttttagtTTGAAAAATGATGATTTTCTATACATAGCAGAGGAAATAGTAAAACTTTTTCCCACTGAAGCTACAGCTACATACTACATCCCCCCAATTCCGAAAAAATTATCGCGAATTGGAAAATCGGTAATTTCACGTGAAAAATTAGTGGACAAGTATCGGAACAAAATACGTGCCTTGAAACTTATTAACGAATGGAAACCACTATCAAATGATTTACAAGAGCATAAAACTGAAAGTTCGGACTCAGATGAAG AAGCTATTCTTGAAGCTAAAGCATGGCTGCAAAATCATTCAATGCCATGGGAAATTGTTCTTACAAATTGGAAACTCACTGCTGAATATCGacgaaaaa tgttatattataactttttgcaGTTAATAGCAGATATCACAAAAGTACAagaacagaaaagaaaaaaagctgcAGATCTAGGAATTACATTGCAACCTTTTATCATTGCTGTTGGCCCATCCAACGatatttctgatatttttatatccgtTGATGACACTTTGTACAAGGTACCGTCAGCCTTAAAAGCTATAGACTTGTgttataaaatctttcaaGTATTCGACGTTGAATATCCGATTGAAAGCGCTCACATTTGGTTATTATTTCAAagagttttatataattatgaaaatagtTTAGATAAAATGACTCCGAATATAACGGAAATAATAAGTGATATGACATTTCAACATAAGGACACATAG